The DNA segment GCGTGGCGACAAGCTGCTGGGCGTGTGCTTCGGCCATCAACTGCTGGCACTGTTGCTGGGCGGCAAAAGCGAGCGCGCCACCCAAGGCTGGGGCGTCGGCACGCATCAATACAAACTGGCGGCCAAGGCACCGTGGATGAGCCCGGTGCGCGAAGAACTGACGCTGCTGATCAGCCACCAGGATCAGGTCACCGCGCTACCGGAAAACGCCACGGTGATCGCGTCCAGCGAGTTCTGCCCGTTCGCCGCGTATCACATCAACGATCAGGTGCTGTGCTTCCAGGGGCACCCGGAATTCATCCACGATTATTCACGAGCGTTGCTCGATTTGCGTCAGGAAGCGCTGGGTTCGCAGGTCTACAGCAAAGGTGTGGCCAGCCTGGAGCAAGAGCACCACGGCGCGACGGTCGCGGAATGGATGATGCGTTTCGTCGCGCACAAGCCGGAAACCGTCTGACATCAAGCAACATCGCCAGCAGGCTGGCTCCCGCACGGGGGTCTGCGTTACCACGCAAACCCCATGTGGGAGCTAGCCCTGCTAGCGATTCGCCCGGCCAACCCGGTCAGTCTTACAACCACCCAGACCGCTTGAAACTCGTCCACAACCCCACACACCCCACCGTAATAAACCCCAACACCGCAAAATAGCCGTAGTGCCAGGTCAACTCCGGCATGTTCTCGAAGTTCATCCCGTAAATCCCCGCCACCGCCGTCGGGAACGCCAGAATCGCTGCCCATGCGGCAAACTTGCGCTGCACCACGCTCTGCCGTGACGCCTCGAGCAACACGCCAATCTCGATGGTCTGGCTGGCGATGTCGGCCAGCGTGCTGAGATCCTCCATTTGCCGCGTGACATGGATCTGCACGTCACGAAAGTACGGGCGCATGTTCTTGTCGATAAACGGGAAGCTGAGCTTTTGCAGCTCCTCGCCAATTTCCACCATCGGCGCTGCATATCGGCGCAGGCGCACGACATCACGGCGCAAGCCATGCAGCTTTTGAATGTCACGCTCGTTCAACGCGCTACACAACACGTTGCGCTCCAGTTCATCGATTTCGGCGTGAATCGCTTCGCCCACGGGCTGGTAATTCTCGATGACAAAATCGAGCAAGGCATACAGGACGAAATCTTCGCCGTGCTCCAGCAGCAGCGGCCGCGCCTCACAGCGCTGACGAACATGCGCATAGGAGGCCGAATGGCCGTTGCGCGCGGTGATGATGTAGCCCTTGCCGGCGAAGATATGCGTCTCGATGAACTGCAGAACGCCATGTTCACGCACCGGTGAGTAGGTGACGATAAACAAAGCATCGCCAAAGGTTTCCAGTTTCGGCCGGCTGTGTTTTTCCAGGGCGTCTTCGATAGCCAGTTCGTGCAGGTTGAACTGACGTTGCAGATTGAACAGTTCCTGAGCGTCCGGTTCTTCGAGACCGATCCAGACAAAGTGGCCGGGTTTTGCCGCCCAGGCCGCGCCTTCGTCGATGGAAATATCGCTAACTTTCTTGCCTTCGCTGTACACCGCAGCAGCAACAACTCGACCCATGGTGGTGATTCACTTCTTCTTGGCAGGTGGCAGGGATTCACGGCATCAGCTTAGCCGTGTCGCTGCTTGAGAGTCAGTGAAATCTGCACAGTTCAGCCGGCAAAAGAAAACCCGCACAGGGCGGGTTTCGTTTCATGCGGCTTGCAGTTGCCGATCCATCGATTCGATGCACTCGCGCATTTGTTCGCGGCACTGATCGATCAGCCTGGGCATGTCGTCCATGGTCAGGCCGGCAGTAGGAATGGCCGGCAACGAGCGTATGAGAATGTCCCCGCTACGCCAGCGATCGAGGCGCATCTGTTTAACGTAACTGCTGACGCAAACCGGAACGATTGGCACGCCGGCGGCGATGGCCATCTGGAACGCGCCTTTCTTGAATGGCAGCAGTTCCTCACCCAGATTACGCGTGCCTTCCGGGAACAC comes from the Pseudomonas granadensis genome and includes:
- a CDS encoding amidotransferase, which translates into the protein MSLRICILETDILRPELVDQYQGYGQMFQRLFSQQPIAAEFTVYNVMQGEYPSDELSFDAYLVTGSKADSFGTDPWIQTLKQYLLNRYERGDKLLGVCFGHQLLALLLGGKSERATQGWGVGTHQYKLAAKAPWMSPVREELTLLISHQDQVTALPENATVIASSEFCPFAAYHINDQVLCFQGHPEFIHDYSRALLDLRQEALGSQVYSKGVASLEQEHHGATVAEWMMRFVAHKPETV
- a CDS encoding magnesium and cobalt transport protein CorA, with the translated sequence MGRVVAAAVYSEGKKVSDISIDEGAAWAAKPGHFVWIGLEEPDAQELFNLQRQFNLHELAIEDALEKHSRPKLETFGDALFIVTYSPVREHGVLQFIETHIFAGKGYIITARNGHSASYAHVRQRCEARPLLLEHGEDFVLYALLDFVIENYQPVGEAIHAEIDELERNVLCSALNERDIQKLHGLRRDVVRLRRYAAPMVEIGEELQKLSFPFIDKNMRPYFRDVQIHVTRQMEDLSTLADIASQTIEIGVLLEASRQSVVQRKFAAWAAILAFPTAVAGIYGMNFENMPELTWHYGYFAVLGFITVGCVGLWTSFKRSGWL